The Hymenobacter oligotrophus genome has a window encoding:
- a CDS encoding class I SAM-dependent methyltransferase, translated as MYSFLTTSPWPDYELIDSGNFQKLERFGRYVLSRPEPQAVWDPHLPASEWQRAHATFTREKGANAATERGQWKLKPGMAEQWVISYERPDGLKLRFRLGLSSFKHVGLFPEQDPNWQFIYEQTQKRRAAKPRVLNMFAYTGGATLAARAAGADVTHLDSVKQVNFWARDNMEASNLDGVRWLVEDAFKYVQREVKRGNKYQGLILDPPAYGRGPNGEKWQLEDQLNEMLKLCRELLDPEDHFYVINLYSIGFSALILDNLMETIYAPFGKQREIGEIYLQDQGLRKLPLGTFCRFAN; from the coding sequence ATGTACTCATTCCTGACCACCAGTCCCTGGCCCGACTACGAGCTGATTGACAGCGGCAACTTTCAAAAGCTGGAGCGCTTTGGGCGCTACGTGCTGAGCCGCCCCGAGCCCCAGGCCGTGTGGGACCCGCACCTGCCCGCCAGCGAATGGCAGCGCGCCCACGCCACCTTCACCCGCGAAAAAGGCGCCAACGCCGCTACCGAGCGCGGCCAGTGGAAGCTAAAGCCCGGCATGGCCGAGCAGTGGGTAATCAGCTACGAGCGGCCCGATGGCCTGAAGCTGCGTTTCCGCCTAGGGCTGTCGTCGTTTAAGCACGTGGGCCTGTTTCCGGAGCAAGACCCGAACTGGCAGTTCATCTACGAGCAAACCCAAAAGCGCCGCGCCGCCAAGCCGCGGGTGCTGAACATGTTTGCTTATACCGGCGGCGCTACCCTGGCCGCCCGTGCCGCCGGCGCCGACGTAACGCACCTCGACTCGGTAAAACAAGTGAACTTCTGGGCCCGCGACAACATGGAGGCCTCCAACCTCGACGGCGTGCGGTGGCTGGTGGAAGACGCTTTTAAGTACGTGCAGCGCGAAGTAAAACGCGGCAACAAGTACCAAGGCCTGATCCTCGACCCGCCCGCCTACGGCCGCGGCCCGAACGGCGAAAAGTGGCAGCTCGAAGACCAACTAAACGAGATGCTGAAGCTGTGCCGCGAGCTGCTCGACCCCGAAGACCACTTCTACGTCATCAACCTCTACTCCATCGGCTTCTCGGCGCTGATTCTGGACAACCTGATGGAGACCATTTACGCGCCCTTTGGCAAGCAGCGCGAAATCGGCGAGATATACCTGCAGGACCAAG
- a CDS encoding DinB family protein, translating into MSEVQRIIDQLQRAFDGDAWSGPSLQATLLGVSAAQAAMHPLLQAHSIWELVLHLTTWSDTVRQRIEQRQNVPPAAADWPVAPAVPSEAAWQQANHELCLAHERLVALLRTLPDADLEQVLGTARDRADGSGVSIYVLLHGTAQHYLYHAGQIALLRKLL; encoded by the coding sequence ATGAGCGAAGTCCAGCGCATCATCGACCAACTACAACGCGCCTTCGACGGCGACGCGTGGTCGGGCCCGTCGCTGCAGGCCACTTTGCTAGGTGTTTCGGCTGCCCAAGCGGCTATGCACCCGTTGCTGCAAGCGCACAGTATTTGGGAGTTGGTGCTGCACCTCACCACCTGGTCCGACACGGTGCGCCAGCGCATCGAGCAGCGCCAAAACGTACCACCCGCAGCCGCCGATTGGCCCGTTGCGCCAGCTGTCCCCAGCGAGGCTGCTTGGCAACAAGCAAACCACGAACTTTGCCTAGCGCACGAGCGGTTAGTGGCCCTGCTTCGCACATTGCCCGATGCCGACCTAGAGCAGGTGCTTGGTACGGCGCGCGACCGGGCCGATGGTTCGGGCGTTTCGATTTACGTATTGTTGCACGGCACCGCGCAGCACTACTTGTACCACGCGGGCCAAATTGCGCTGCTCCGCAAGCTTCTCTGA
- a CDS encoding GNAT family N-acetyltransferase: MLRSDTVYLRALEANDLGFLYDIENDASVWGQASDTLTPISRHSLRQYLNNAAADFYEVRQLRLVICTNAADEAVGTVDLFNFDPHHRRAAVGIMVAATHRRRGYAAEALQLLLKYARHTLHLHQVYCTVAANNTASLLLFKTAAFRRVGVRYQWLVHENGWQDAVEMQRLLADH, encoded by the coding sequence ATGCTGCGCTCCGATACGGTCTATTTACGGGCCCTCGAAGCCAACGACCTAGGATTTCTTTACGATATCGAGAACGACGCAAGCGTGTGGGGCCAAGCCAGCGACACGCTCACGCCGATTTCGCGCCACAGCTTGCGGCAGTATTTGAACAATGCCGCGGCCGATTTTTACGAAGTGCGCCAGTTGCGCTTGGTGATTTGCACAAACGCCGCCGACGAGGCTGTTGGTACTGTCGATCTGTTCAACTTCGATCCGCACCATAGGCGCGCGGCCGTGGGCATCATGGTGGCGGCTACCCACCGCCGCCGCGGCTATGCCGCCGAGGCCCTGCAATTGCTGCTGAAATACGCCCGCCACACTTTGCACTTGCACCAAGTGTATTGCACGGTGGCGGCCAACAACACGGCCAGTTTGCTCTTGTTTAAGACCGCTGCATTTCGGCGGGTTGGGGTTAGGTACCAGTGGCTTGTGCACGAGAACGGGTGGCAAGACGCCGTAGAAATGCAACGATTGTTAGCGGACCACTAG
- the dapF gene encoding diaminopimelate epimerase: MRFHKYQGTGNDFVMIDDRQRTFPAADNALVRRLCDRRRGIGADGLILLRTLPEYDFEMVYYNADGYVGSMCGNGGRCTVAFAHRLGVIQSQANFLAADGPHEASIDDNGTVRLRMIDVAGQQDTPDGVFLNTGSPHVVRFLPNSTLAEYNVYAEGRAVRFGDAFRERGGTNVNFVEAPVIEGQPWQVRTYERGVEDETYSCGTGVTAVALAAARRGAVSPVPLRTIGGDLSVSFELHPDGTFTNVYLNGPAEFVFEGDIAL, translated from the coding sequence ATGCGTTTTCACAAATACCAAGGCACCGGCAACGACTTCGTCATGATCGACGACCGGCAGCGTACCTTTCCGGCCGCCGACAACGCCTTGGTACGTCGCCTCTGCGACCGGCGCCGCGGCATCGGGGCCGATGGCCTCATTCTGCTGCGCACCCTGCCCGAATACGACTTCGAAATGGTGTACTACAACGCCGATGGCTATGTGGGCTCGATGTGCGGAAACGGCGGCCGATGCACCGTGGCCTTCGCGCATCGCCTAGGTGTCATTCAAAGCCAGGCCAATTTCCTGGCTGCCGACGGCCCGCACGAAGCCAGCATCGACGACAACGGCACTGTGCGCCTGCGCATGATTGATGTGGCCGGCCAGCAGGACACTCCCGATGGCGTATTTCTGAATACCGGCTCGCCGCACGTCGTTCGTTTTTTGCCCAACAGCACGCTGGCCGAGTACAACGTGTACGCCGAAGGCCGCGCCGTGCGCTTTGGCGATGCATTCCGGGAACGGGGTGGCACCAACGTCAACTTCGTAGAAGCGCCCGTAATCGAGGGCCAGCCTTGGCAAGTGCGCACCTACGAGCGCGGCGTAGAGGACGAAACGTACTCGTGCGGCACCGGCGTAACGGCCGTGGCCTTGGCTGCGGCGCGGCGCGGTGCCGTAAGCCCCGTGCCGCTGCGCACCATCGGCGGCGATTTGTCGGTGTCGTTCGAGCTGCACCCCGATGGCACGTTTACCAACGTGTACCTCAACGGCCCAGCCGAGTTTGTATTCGAAGGCGATATTGCACTATAG